The Longimicrobium sp. genome has a window encoding:
- a CDS encoding metallophosphoesterase family protein: protein MENEEHPGAEESTSADAPAEGSDAVTAPTVETEGIGGQPDVAPAADSAAAPAADPPPPAPDSSPPPAAPVASAETASVNVLEVRSLDWNAVRAAVANPPSGERAERIIAAMEERLAGGGPLGTAFEEYAAGPDDQAIQIGDDWPLGEVWFVGDVHGDLLALEAALQHVDRSGGGADARIVFLGDLFDDGVHAAEVVLRIFELMLQGPMRVVVLAGNHDEALSYGQGRFQSSVLPSDFTGWLNEQCAAGHPWAERLGKLIIRFFRRAPRALFFPDGLLVAHAGIPHTDLHPELAESGNWNDPRVLTDFVWLRAHPRARKRIPNRTTRGSEFGREDFAAFCELATRLGRPVGRMLRGHDHVEERFAVFPAWAAHPVLTINTLSHRLPREVFGPYERVPVVARWVRGELPEVRRLFIPPELVREVYPEPVDASTGEGG, encoded by the coding sequence ATGGAGAACGAGGAACATCCTGGAGCCGAGGAATCCACGTCCGCCGACGCCCCGGCCGAAGGCTCGGACGCGGTGACCGCCCCGACGGTGGAAACGGAGGGGATCGGCGGGCAGCCCGACGTGGCCCCGGCCGCGGATTCGGCAGCCGCGCCCGCGGCAGATCCACCGCCGCCCGCGCCGGACTCCTCGCCGCCGCCGGCCGCACCCGTCGCGTCCGCCGAGACCGCTTCGGTGAACGTGCTGGAGGTGCGGTCGCTGGATTGGAACGCGGTGCGCGCGGCGGTCGCGAATCCCCCCTCCGGGGAGCGGGCCGAGCGCATCATCGCGGCGATGGAGGAGCGGCTGGCAGGCGGGGGGCCGCTCGGCACCGCCTTCGAGGAGTACGCCGCCGGCCCCGACGACCAGGCCATCCAGATCGGCGACGACTGGCCGCTGGGCGAGGTGTGGTTCGTGGGCGACGTGCACGGCGACCTGCTGGCGCTGGAGGCCGCGCTGCAGCACGTGGACCGCAGCGGCGGCGGCGCCGACGCGCGCATCGTCTTCCTCGGCGACCTCTTCGACGACGGCGTGCACGCGGCGGAGGTGGTGCTGCGCATCTTCGAGCTGATGCTGCAGGGGCCCATGCGCGTGGTCGTGCTCGCGGGCAACCACGACGAGGCGCTGTCGTACGGTCAGGGGCGCTTCCAGTCGTCCGTCCTTCCGTCGGACTTCACCGGCTGGCTGAACGAGCAGTGCGCCGCCGGGCACCCCTGGGCCGAGCGGCTGGGCAAGCTGATCATCCGCTTCTTCCGCCGCGCGCCGCGGGCCCTGTTCTTTCCCGACGGGCTGCTGGTGGCGCACGCCGGCATTCCCCACACCGATCTTCATCCCGAGCTGGCGGAGAGCGGCAACTGGAACGATCCGCGGGTGCTGACCGACTTCGTGTGGCTGCGGGCGCACCCGCGGGCACGGAAGCGCATTCCCAATCGCACCACGCGCGGAAGCGAGTTCGGGCGCGAGGACTTCGCGGCCTTCTGCGAATTGGCGACACGGCTGGGCCGTCCGGTCGGCCGCATGCTGCGCGGGCACGACCACGTGGAGGAGCGATTCGCCGTGTTCCCGGCCTGGGCCGCGCACCCCGTGCTCACCATCAACACCCTTTCGCACCGCCTGCCGCGCGAGGTGTTCGGTCCATACGAGCGGGTGCCCGTCGTGGCGCGGTGGGTGCGCGGCGAGCTGCCGGAGGTGCGGCGCCTGTTCATTCCGCCGGAGCTGGTGCGCGAGGTCTACCCCGAGCCGGTGGATGCCTCCACGGGGGAGGGCGGGTGA